In the Malaya genurostris strain Urasoe2022 chromosome 1, Malgen_1.1, whole genome shotgun sequence genome, one interval contains:
- the LOC131425846 gene encoding ATP synthase lipid-binding protein, mitochondrial translates to MFVSSATRIAPVARSLVLNGTKAYLRPLSSAVISQSQTLAAQSSTPVALLPQVRSFQTSPVTRDIDSAAKFIGAGAATVGVAGSGAGIGTVFGSLIIGYARNPSLKQQLFSYAILGFALSEAMGLFCLMMAFLLLFAF, encoded by the exons ATGTTCGTCTCGTCAGCTACTCGTATTGCTCCAGTCGCCCGCAGCCTG gtTCTCAATGGAACGAAAGCATACCTCCGACCATTGAGCAGTGCTGTCATCAGCCAGAGCCAGACATTGGCTGCCCAAAGCAGCACTCCAGTTGCTCTTCTGCCACAGGTCCGGTCATTCCAGACTTCGCCGGTTACCCGGGACATTGATTCGGCCGCGAAGTTCATTGGTGCTGGTGCTGCCACTGTTGGTGTTGCTGGATCTG GTGCCGGTATCGGAACAGTATTCGGTTCTCTGATCATTGGCTACGCGAGAAACCCATCGTTGAAGCAGCAGCTGTTCTCCTACGCCATTCTGGGATTTGCCCTGTCTGAAGCCATGGGTCTGTTCTGTTTGATGATGGCCTTCTTGCTGCTCTTCGCTTTCTAA